ATCACAATAATgatcattttcttctttttaatgTAAAAATACTCTAGCATTATTTTAACCATGAGATAATCATATCTGATCTTCTCTTTTTTGTCTATTATTGTGTACTATGCTGTGAATACGGTCCAAAGCTTCAGAATGTGTAGTATCATCACTTACTCCGTTTAACGGCAGATTTGTGTTTTGAGGCTTGGCTATGATGCCCAATTGCAAAATCATCTAGGTGGGGTGACCGCCGGCCGCGTAGCTGACTAGCTTCTTTGTGATCATTTGATGCATCTGAGATTGCAGAAACAGGCAAATATGTGATGGTAAAAGAACTCTATGCAAGGCCTGTGAAACATTGTGTGGTAAGAGATTTGGCACCAACAATTTTCTCGATATACCAAAGGGAAAATTACTGGCGTCAGTGTTTTGATTAGTAATTACCCTTATTTAAAACGTTAATGGGACAGCCACATGCCAcactaaattttataaaacaaCCTCGCTTTAGTTAACATCCAAATAGTCCAAAATCAACATTATAAATAGTGTTTCTTGAAAAATTCTCTCAACATGATACAATATTTTTGGACTATTTAAAAACCAAAATCAAAACATGTGatacaatatttttggattATTTAAAAACCAAAATCAAAACAGCATGGTTTTACATATTCCAATGTGAATCTATCTCAGCTCTGCTCTCCATTATTATGTGTgctataaattattataaattatttcaaatacTAATGTGAGTCACATTtacaaaatttagaaaatttagaGACTACAAGCGATTAAAACTTTATGGATTAAATTTTGAGACTAAATTGAATATTATCTCATCTAACCTGGGACATACATTAACCCCAAAATCAAATGGGTGAACACTAAACAAATGTCAAGCCCTTACAACCTTGTTACTCGGGACAAATTATGATAGATATGAACAAAGAtgaccttaaaccctaaacgaAAGAAACAGCCCGTGGCAACCATACCAaatttaagagaaaaataaatgCCTACCACAATATCAATCGATCGGTATTTATCAATTATTGTAGGAATAAGAAAACATCGTCTTGCTGGAAATCAAACTGCTGCatcaacaaaataaatattcagTGTGTTTCAAGTTTTAGGAGTACCAAACCATATATTATCGTCTAACAAAATTTGTAACTTCTGCCTACACTTTAGAATTTCTCATCTTATAACGTAGTGTACAGTCAcaatgatcataacttttcaacAAGCCATACCCTGCCTCATCTTGGATTCAAAATTTGTTGAGCAATTCTAtagaaaaatatgatttttgctccAAAAACAAGATTAAACCAAATATTGTACAAATGAATAGAATTCCCGAAAGCCTCTACACCCGATTCACAGAGCTGCATATCCTCCACTGAGAAAGAAAACTCATGGCTGAGACGTGAAACAGTAGGGAAGCATTGAATGAAACAATCTCCACGTACTCTTGCCTGTCTCCAGAACCAGCTCAAAAGTCAATATGTAACAGCACCAAACATAGCATCCAGTGTGGTACGACAACCATCACCACCTTAATTAGTAATACAGTCTATACACACCAAGCCTCGCTGGCATTATCAACATGCTGTAACATTTTGcagattaaaataaattagaagaCTTCTTGTACTCAAATGAGTCAAATCACTTAAGACTAAAGGGCTGAGGCTGCATTTAGTTCATCTCTGCTGTCTCAATAGTCTGAATTGTATCTTGAGACAGTTACCAAATGGAGCTTTATAGAACTGAAAATATGAAGAATGGAactatatagcaatccataccATTTCTGATCAGGACCCTTCAAATTGTACTATTTATCTTGGCTAAACGACCGGAGACGTTCAATCAGATCCTTCCTCAGTGACTCAGGAATCTTAGATAAGAAAGCTCCCTTCGCATCTCTTATTAATGACCTCCTGTATCGCACATGCAGTGCATATCACGTCAGCATTGAAATTTATAACAATTAAAATTCCAATCACAATCACCGTATTCAAGTGCATACTTGTCAATTATAACAGTAAAAAGAAACAATTACTAATATCAAAATCATGATGacaatgatgatgataagaATAATCCTAACAATAGAACTCAGATTTCAACAAACAGGTTATTTCTTCTCTCCAACTTTGAGAATTGAAACTGTATCCAATTGCTTCGTTGGCTTGTGGCCTATTTGTAAAAGCTGGGTTGTCAAGGCATATCATGAACAAGCAAACCTACATATCAACAAATGGCATGCCTCCCCACTAGCCAACAGCTAAACTATCATGTaggaataatttttttttcattttgttttcaTAAAAGAAACATGACATGCATACTAGAACTGTGCGTGCAAAGTGCAAACAGTCTGCAGTCCTCCTCACTTACTATGCATTTTAAGGCTACTTCTCTAGCATCTATAGTCGTAGTTTGAAATCAATCTCTCATAATAGTTATCATGGAAATggaatataaaattattcaatgAATAGTGCTAAAGCCATGTCTACACAACTGTGCATAACAACCGCAGTCAGGGAATAAGTAATGCAGAATATGGTCAAACATACCTTATCTCGTCTGCACCTGTTATATGACCAGCTTCTTGTGCTCGTAACCTCTTTCTAGATCGCATGAAGTTAAAAACGTTTTCTGTCCAGCCACATGACCTCAAAACAGACTTGGCTTCTTTTGCAAGACTGGATGATGTTTCGACAGTAATAGTATCAGAATAAAATAGACAATGAATGGTTTAGAAAAGGAAACAGCCTCTTAACAAGACAAATGAAATATTTGATTATAATATAAAGGTCTCCAACTGGTCAAAGGATAGACATTAATGAATGTTAACAAATTTGCAAATAATTGCAAAAGATAACAAAAATGGTAAGCTTGAACATTGAGTACAAAATTAATCAACAAGAGAAGgatattgtaaaaaaaattaatgataaagaCATCGTCAACACCATTTTAACACATGAAAATGGGGAAGGTAGAGGTAGGGGAAGGGAGAAAAGGGAGACATAAACTTATGGAAGGAAGATAGCTATATGGACCATTCTAACAATGTTAATTCACCATGTTTCCATCAACTGGTAATGGCTTCACAAAAGACAGATCAGATTTAGTACTCCCCCTCCATATTGCCTAAACATTAAAAGAACTACAAATATTAAAGCCTCACTCGAAAGATTTTTACTGGAACAATGTCAAACCCTGACTAACCTCAATAGTCTAAGCCTAGCTACCAAACTTTAAATCTTTACCatgaaaatcaatttcaaagaGTATAAGACAGATATTTCATGTACATCAGCATGTGAGCAAACACAGCATGACTAGGCCTCATTCAAAAGACaaatcattaattttaatattattgtagaattattaaaaataaataaataagatcaAGTTATGCTATATCATACATGTCTTTCAGCTCTTCAACTTCTGTTCGAGACTGACCATCATGTGCAAGCAAAATGCTTGAAGTATCCTGTACTTTCCTCTTCCCCAATATTTTAGGTTCACCGTGGCCATTGCTTTCTTGCTTAAAGTTTTCTGGCCCCTTACCTGTTGTTACCGTGCTTCTATTATTGTCTACCGTTGGATCTGATTTGGCAAAATGCATATCAACTGAATGAATATCAGTGGAACCATTTGTTAATGCTGAATCCTTTCTTTTAAATCTATCACCTACGTCAACTTTATTTTTCACAGAGCCATTCCTGGCTGGCAGTGACGGAGGATCTTTCTTACCATTCTCCAAAGAAACTGTGTCCTTCACATGCCCATTAATTACCACAAGCTGATTCTTAGAAATGTCCACTTTCCCATTGACAGTTGCAGGAGCAGGACTTCTCTTGGAAGCAGAATTTCCATTAATGTCAAACTTCACTCTTGAGCTAGAAGGCCCTTTACTAATTTTAGATACCCTTGGCATATCCTTCCAAGTAGATTGCTcagaatttgattttgaatgcACTGCTTTCAATGGTGCCTCAACCTTCGCACTTTCAGATGCCTGACTCCCATTGGAGTGATGAGGCTTTACGCCGTTGGAAACAAGAGAATCATTAACTACCGCTGGCCTTTGAGTAGTTCgagagaaaaaaagaatataaaCCTTCTCTGACAAAACTTCTTGCAAACTTGCAACTGTTACACAAGAATCATCACAACAATACCATCGACCCATTGCATCCTGTGagcatattaaaaaaatcagaGGCTGGCCACAATTGAATGTTATCTGAGAATTACTGAAGTGGCTGCATAATTTGCACACAGATTATCAGCAATCTACAAACCTTTATGTAGGCATAATAGTGACCAGACTCCGGGGAGTAGCCTGAATGCACAATAGTACCAAAAAGCTTATATTCTGGTAGTGGATCCTGCATCAATATAACTATTAGGAAGGGAAGAACCTATATATAAAGCTAGAACAAAAAAGAACagagtttaaaaaaataaaagagtacaATATTGGCGATATAGCAACAGTCATCACCCTATGTTAGGAAAAGTACGGAAGCTTTCTTTTTACTGCAAATGGTTCTCAGATATGTAATATTACAGCATAGTTTATGTTAAATTAGTTTAGAACTCAGCCTAGCCACATTTTACAATCAAGCCTCAGCACAATCTGCACAAGTAATGTATGAGTTTGGAATAAGATTTTCACGTTTCAAACCTCTATTCTTAAAACCTTCCATGAATTACAAACTGCTGAATATTTTGAACTAAGGTATTGTTGGAGATTTTATTGATGATGGAAGGGACTAGCTAACAATGAAATAGAAATGAAAGGCAAAGCATCAACCTCATGTTTGAAGGGGTTAATGAGAGGAAGTGAATAAATTATACCCCACAATTTTGAGGGACAAAAAATGGGGAGTTAGATTGGCAAGTAGCAAGGGAGAGAAGCAGCAAACTTCCCTCCATTACTCTTCAATCAAACACATTCTaaagctttttctttcttggtgAATGGACACGAAAGGAAAAGTAGTAACATGCTCTATAGAGGAGTATGTGTATCACGCTGTAAAGCATGTCTAAGATCACTCCACGGTTCAATCCATTCCATGTACTCACAAATTTCCCACAGCATGTTTAGCCATTAGGTTGGCTAGAGTGTTTGCTGTTCATCGTACCAACTTGATTTCAATGTCCCAATTCCTTTGCAGCACTTTATGAATATTGTTTATAAAATCCCTGTTATTTGCGTTGATAAATGCCCCACCTATGCCAAGTGAAATGTGTCTGGGCTACTAGTTTCACATATCACAATTTTGAAGCCACATTCCCAGGCAAGAATAAGGCCTCTCCATAAAGCGAAGAATTCATAGCGCAATATGTTTGAAAAGTGAAGAGATCCAGAACATCCCTTCAACCAAGTTTCACATTCATATCTCAGAAGTTGGAGAGCTTTTCCTTATCATAAACACTTGCATCACAATTTATTTTAACTGAATTAAGAGGTGGAGGCTCCTAGTTGGAGATCAAGCTAGAGGTCAATAtccttttttcttctaaaaacATTTTCATTCCATTGCAGATTTTCGAGCTAGATAGAACATCTTCTTTAGAGACCAAGTCTCCAACGGTTTGAAAATATCATTATTTTTATCATGCCATACCCAGCATAATCCATAGAAAAAAGGGAGAATCCTTTACTAAGTCGATGAGACCCACACAGGTAAATACTTTCAAGTTCCAAATGATTGTCTATTATCACCAAACAAATAGAAAACAGGTAAATAAGCAACACATGTATCAAGCCACAAGAAAGCATAATAGCAGATTAATGGTATGAGAACTCTGCTGACAATAATAAACTAACAAACTAAGATACACTAATTCCAAAACTCTGGCCCATCTTATGTATACACTCTTCTTTCAAATCAACACACCTTCACAACAATCCAAATCATAGTCCCCTCAAGAGGAGTATGCTTCCATATATCTAAAACTAATTACATTAATGGAATTATAAAGCATACGATACAAGACCAATAGCATCAAGAGTAGATACAAAATGTCCAAGAAATCTTTGCAGTTCATATATTCTATGAGTTTTTTCAAATTGGCATTGCACTGCAATTACTGCTATTGCATAAAACTGAAGATGCAATGCAACAGATACACATTCAAAATAGCAATGCTGTGGCCAGATTCCAGTTGCAAGAGCTCAGTAAAACAATCCAACCAATCAAGAAATTCAGACTAATCTCTTtcaattataaattttgaaagTTGAAACCACATTTCACCCAAAGTATTTCCATTTCACACAAACGTACATCAACCAGTATCCTTACCCTGTAtgtgaattttgaaaaaataacaGTAAATCAATCATGTGTTCTTAGCGTATGGTTAATGTCATGAGACATGAGACAGAGACATCTTTGACAAAAACACATTTGGATAACGGGATTGAGAGAAATGGTTAAAATTTTCAGCATCTCAAGATATTTGTTTATGATAATTTTCGTACTTCCAAAATAAAGGGCCATAAAAGACATGTCTTGGATGATTTTTTAAGCCAATTTCTATACCTCCAAAAAGAAGGAAAGCGAGGGACGCGTCTTTGCCATTTCATTGTCTCCATCTTTTATGTCTCAAGATAGGAACCAAACGCTACTTTAGTGAAACCACATCTAGCATAAACAAACAAAGGGAACAATTAGAAGGCTTAGACCAAACTTTTCCACCCTCAAATCTTTCAGCCATTTTGGGAAGGTATGACAACAAAGTTTGGGAGATTACAGGATCATAAACACAGACTTAGAGGAAACTAGTCACAGATATCGTTGTAGTATGGCCTTAACTTAAATACAAAGTATCATGTAAATGCACCCAGCTACATCAATGTGCGAAATCTCATATCAATCTATTATGTGCTTACATGTATGATATAACATTGATTACACCTCATAATATCTATCATAGCTCGTCCCTATCTTTTATTTCAGTTCTCCAGCAATATCTAGAGAAAGCGTTTAGAAATTTGAGTAACGGTTAAAAGAATCAACATTCAGAATACACGATTTTGAATATTTGAATAAAGAAAGTCAAATTATGATCAAAATATGAACAATTAACTTATTCAcaactaaaaaataatctaCAGTATCAATGTCAACTTTCAGTAAGAATACATCTAAACCGCCTAGCAAGAACT
The Arachis stenosperma cultivar V10309 chromosome 7, arast.V10309.gnm1.PFL2, whole genome shotgun sequence genome window above contains:
- the LOC130940943 gene encoding ubiquitin carboxyl-terminal hydrolase 25 isoform X2; amino-acid sequence: MALQMTWQPNLLSQKRKSGPPLGLRNLGNSCYLNSVLQCLTYTPPLANFCLRFQHSSLCDSSSSSSSNSNSSNCPFCILEKQIAKSLRVDLTHDAPLKIQSCLRIFAEHFRCGRQEDAHEFLRYVIDACHNTCLRLKKLRRGGDGGAENGAGGGSSTVVKEIFGGALQSQVKCLCCGYESNKVDEIMDISLDVFHSNSLRDSMQKFFRPEVLDGNNKYKCDSCKKLVPAKKQMSILQAPNILVIQLKRFEGILGGKIDKAVAFEEVLLLSSFMCKASQDPLPEYKLFGTIVHSGYSPESGHYYAYIKDAMGRWYCCDDSCVTVASLQEVLSEKVYILFFSRTTQRPAVVNDSLVSNGVKPHHSNGSQASESAKVEAPLKAVHSKSNSEQSTWKDMPRVSKISKGPSSSRVKFDINGNSASKRSPAPATVNGKVDISKNQLVVINGHVKDTVSLENDPTVDNNRSTVTTGKGPENFKQESNGHGEPKILGKRKVQDTSSILLAHDGQSRTEVEELKDILAKEAKSVLRSCGWTENVFNFMRSRKRLRAQEAGHITGADEIRRSLIRDAKGAFLSKIPESLRKDLIERLRSFSQDK
- the LOC130940943 gene encoding ubiquitin carboxyl-terminal hydrolase 25 isoform X1, with amino-acid sequence MALQMTWQPNLLSQKRKSGPPLGLRNLGNSCYLNSVLQCLTYTPPLANFCLRFQHSSLCDSSSSSSSNSNSSNCPFCILEKQIAKSLRVDLTHDAPLKIQSCLRIFAEHFRCGRQEDAHEFLRYVIDACHNTCLRLKKLRRGGDGGAENGAGGGSSTVVKEIFGGALQSQVKCLCCGYESNKVDEIMDISLDVFHSNSLRDSMQKFFRPEVLDGNNKYKCDSCKKLVPAKKQMSILQAPNILVIQLKRFEGILGGKIDKAVAFEEVLLLSSFMCKASQDPLPEYKLFGTIVHSGYSPESGHYYAYIKDAMGRWYCCDDSCVTVASLQEVLSEKVYILFFSRTTQRPAVVNDSLVSNGVKPHHSNGSQASESAKVEAPLKAVHSKSNSEQSTWKDMPRVSKISKGPSSSRVKFDINGNSASKRSPAPATVNGKVDISKNQLVVINGHVKDTVSLENGKKDPPSLPARNGSVKNKVDVGDRFKRKDSALTNGSTDIHSVDMHFAKSDPTVDNNRSTVTTGKGPENFKQESNGHGEPKILGKRKVQDTSSILLAHDGQSRTEVEELKDILAKEAKSVLRSCGWTENVFNFMRSRKRLRAQEAGHITGADEIRRSLIRDAKGAFLSKIPESLRKDLIERLRSFSQDK